From a single Eubalaena glacialis isolate mEubGla1 chromosome 15, mEubGla1.1.hap2.+ XY, whole genome shotgun sequence genomic region:
- the CRYBA4 gene encoding beta-crystallin A4 → MRQTETSNMSLQCTKSAGHWKIVVWDEEGFQGRRHEFTAECPSVLELGFETVRSLKVLSGAWVGFEHAGFQGQQYVLERGEYPSWDAWSGNTSYPAERLTSFRPVACANHRDSRLTIFEQENFLGKKGELSDDYPSLQAMGWDGNEVGSFHVHSGAWVGSQFPGYRGFQYVLECDHHSGDYKHFREWGSHAQTFQVQSIRRIQQ, encoded by the exons ATGCGACAAACC GAAACAAGCAACATGTCTCTGCAGTGCACCAAGTCAGCGGGACACTGGAAG ATCGTGGTGTGGGATGAGGAGGGCTTCCAAGGCCGGCGGCATGAGTTCACAGCTGAGTGCCCCAGTGTGCTGGAGCTTGGTTTTGAGACTGTGCGATCTTTGAAAGTGCTGAGTGGAGC GTGGGTGGGTTTTGAGCACGCCGGTTTCCAAGGGCAGCAGTATGTGCTGGAGCGGGGTGAGTACCCGTCCTGGGATGCCTGGAGTGGCAACACGTCCTACCCCGCCGAGAGGCTCACCTCCTTCCGGCCCGTGGCCTGCGCT AACCACCGCGACTCGAGGCTGACCATCTTTGAGCAAGAGAACTTCCTGGGCAAGAAAGGAGAGCTGAGCGACGACTATCCCTCTCTCCAGGCCATGGGCTGGGATGGCAATGAAGTGGGCTCCTTCCACGTCCACTCGGGGGC CTGGGTTGGCTCCCAGTTTCCTGGCTACCGAGGTTTTCAGTATGTGCTGGAGTGTGATCACCACTCAGGCGACTACAAGCATTTCCGGGAGTGGGGCTCTCACGCCCAGACCTTCCAGGTGCAGAGCATCCGAAGGATCCAGCAGTGA
- the CRYBB1 gene encoding beta-crystallin B1, with translation MSQPAAKASATAAVNPEPDGKEKGAPPPPPGSAPGSGPAQAPAQRVPAAKGDLPPGNYKLVVFEQENFQGRRVEFSGECLNLGDHGFDRVRSLIVTSGPWVAFEQSNFRGEMFILEKGEYPRWDTWSSSYRSDRLMSFRPIRMDAQEHKLCLFEGANFKGNTMEIQEDDVPSLWVYGFCDRVGSVKVASGTWVGYQYPGYRGYQYLLEPGDFRHWNEWGAFQPQMQAVRRLRDRQWHREGCFPALAAEPPK, from the exons ATGTCTCAGCCAGCGGCCAAGGCCTCGGCCACAGCTGCGGTGAACCCAGAGCCTGATGGGAAGGAGAAgggggccccgcccccgcccccaggatCAGCCCCAGGCTCCGGCCccgcccaggccccagcccagcgGGTGCCCGCTGCCAAGGGGGACCTGCCTCCCGGGAACTACAAG CTGGTGGTCTTTGAGCAGGAGAACTTCCAGGGCCGGCGGGTGGAATTCTCCGGAGAGTGCTTGAACCTGGGAGACCACGGCTTCGACCGAGTGCGCAGCCTCATTGTCACCTCAGGACC CTGGGTTGCCTTTGAGCAGTCCAACTTCCGGGGGGAGATGTTCATCCTGGAGAAGGGCGAGTACCCGCGATGGGACACATGGTCCAGCAGCTACCGCAGTGACCGGCTCATGTCCTTCCGGCCCATCAGGATG GACGCCCAGGAGCACAAGCTCTGCCTGTTTGAAGGTGCCAACTTCAAGGGCAACACCATGGAGATCCAGGAGGACGATGTGCCCAGTCTCTGGGTCTACGGCTTCTGTGACCGCGTGGGCAGTGTGAAGGTCGCCAGCGGAAC CTGGGTCGGCTATCAGTATCCTGGCTACCGCGGGTACCAGTATCTCCTGGAGCCTGGTGACTTCCGGCACTGGAATGAGTGGGGAGCCTTCCAGCCACAGATGCAGGCTGTGCGCCGCCTGCGTGACAGACAGTGGCACCGTGAAGGCTGCTTCCCCGCGCTGGCTGCTGAGCCCCCCAAGTGA